One window from the genome of Azotosporobacter soli encodes:
- the purB gene encoding adenylosuccinate lyase, which yields MITRYTYPEMAAIWTEENEFRTILKVEIHAAEIMAELGQVPKAAVAVIKEKADFNMERLREIEAVTHHDILAFLQAVAENVGDEAKYIHMGLTSTDVKDTALGSMMNQACDIILADLEKFRQVLRRRAAEHKYTVMIGRTHGIHAEPITLGLKFALWLDEVERNIERVKRAQESVSVGKVSGAVGTYANVGPEVEAYICDKMGIKPAKLATQVIQRDRHAELMTTLAVVASSLDKFATEVRNLQRTDIREVEEYFAPGQKGSSAMPHKRNPITCERVAGLARVVRGNALAALENVALWHERDITHSSVERIILPDSFLLLDYMLRKFTNIVDKLLVYPDAMKANMEKTGGLVFSQRLLLALVDKGVVREDAYRWVQKNAMARWMEGADFKTNVINDEEIKKYLTAAEIEACFEYTYYLRNVDTIMARFGL from the coding sequence ATGATTACTCGTTATACCTACCCCGAAATGGCGGCCATTTGGACAGAAGAAAATGAATTCCGTACGATCTTGAAAGTCGAAATCCATGCCGCGGAAATCATGGCGGAATTGGGACAGGTGCCCAAAGCAGCCGTAGCCGTGATTAAAGAGAAAGCCGATTTCAACATGGAACGTTTGCGTGAGATCGAGGCGGTAACGCATCATGACATCCTGGCATTTCTCCAGGCAGTGGCGGAAAATGTCGGCGATGAAGCAAAATATATCCACATGGGTTTGACGTCTACGGACGTAAAAGATACCGCGCTCGGCTCGATGATGAATCAGGCCTGCGACATTATCCTGGCCGACCTGGAAAAATTCCGGCAGGTGCTGCGGCGTCGCGCGGCGGAACACAAATATACGGTGATGATCGGCCGTACGCATGGCATTCATGCCGAACCGATCACGCTCGGGCTGAAGTTCGCGCTTTGGCTCGACGAAGTGGAACGCAACATCGAACGCGTCAAACGCGCGCAGGAAAGCGTATCCGTCGGCAAAGTATCCGGCGCAGTCGGCACCTATGCCAATGTCGGCCCGGAAGTCGAAGCCTATATCTGCGACAAGATGGGCATCAAGCCTGCCAAGCTGGCGACGCAGGTCATTCAGCGTGACCGCCATGCCGAACTGATGACGACGCTGGCTGTCGTGGCCAGTTCCTTGGATAAATTTGCAACGGAAGTACGCAATTTGCAGCGCACCGATATCCGCGAAGTCGAAGAATATTTTGCGCCAGGTCAGAAAGGCTCGTCGGCGATGCCGCACAAGCGCAATCCGATCACCTGCGAACGCGTCGCCGGTCTGGCACGCGTCGTACGCGGCAATGCGCTGGCGGCGCTCGAAAATGTCGCACTCTGGCATGAACGCGACATCACGCATTCGTCGGTCGAACGGATCATTTTGCCGGACAGCTTCCTGCTGCTCGATTATATGCTGCGCAAGTTTACCAATATCGTCGACAAGCTTTTGGTCTATCCGGATGCGATGAAGGCGAACATGGAAAAGACCGGCGGTCTGGTCTTCAGCCAACGTCTGTTGTTGGCGCTGGTCGATAAAGGCGTCGTGCGCGAAGACGCCTATCGCTGGGTGCAAAAAAACGCGATGGCGCGCTGGATGGAAGGCGCCGATTTCAAAACCAATGTCATTAACGATGAAGAAATTAAAAAATACCTCACGGCAGCGGAGATTGAAGCCTGCTTTGAGTACACCTATTATCTGCGTAATGTAGACACAATTATGGCCCGCTTCGGATTATAA